The genome window ATGCTCCCTACGATTGTTGTTCTGAAGAAGAATGCCCGTATCCTGAAATTATGGGCTAACATTTTCAATTCAACAGGCTTCATGAGAGGTAATCCTCTTTTTATCGTAGACGATGAAGCAGATGCGGCATCTCTCAATACACTTGTGAATAAAAACCGCCAGTCTTCAATCAACAAATACTTAAGCTCTATTCGCGATGGTGCAGCAAGCAGTTTATACCTCCAGGTAACCGGTACACCGCAGGCCATTTTCTTACAGACTTTAGGCTCTGGATGGCATCCGCTGTTCACCCATTATTTCAAGCCTGGCAAGGGATATTTGGGCGGTGACTTTTTCTTTCCTAAAAACAGCAAGGCTGATTGTGTAACATATCTTGATACCCTTGATAACGCAGAGAGAAATATCGTAATCCGTCATCTTCTGGTTTCATCACAGATTCTCTTGTCCGGAGGAAATGTCTCTAACTGCCTGATACATCCAAGTGTGCGCCAGTCAGCTCACCAAAAGTTTGCAGACAGCATTTCATCAGAATTGAATTGGTGCAGGGATAATATTAGCGGGGATTTCAAGAGCATCCTGAAAAAACAATATGACCTGCTGAATCCTTCAAAATCTGAAAAACAGCCATTTAATCAGATATTTGACATGGCCTCAAAAATTCTTGCTAATAACGAAGCAAAGGTTATCATAATGAATGGCAAAACCGACATCGACAGCGATGAATATGCTTCTGGATGCAATTTTGTGGTCGGCGGAAACACTCTCGGACGAGGTGTTACATTTCCAAGCCTTCAAACAATCTATTACACACGTTCCAGTAAAAAACCTCAAGCTGATACTATGTGGCAACATAGCCGCATGTTCGGATATGACCGCGATCCCGGAATGATGATGGTTTATATTGACGAACACCTGTATAAACTTTTCGCTGATATCAATGCCACCAACAACGCAATTATTTCTCAGGTTGAGCAAGGTCTTGATGATGTAAAGATCTATTATCCGGAGGGACTAAATCCTACCAGAAAAAATGTCCTGGATACAGACCACGTTACAGCTATCTCCGGCGGAACCAACTACTACCCGTTCTATCCGGACAATAATACCATTGAACAGATATCAGAACTTCTGGAACCATTTACTGAAACAGAACCATACTATCAGGTAAGCCTGCGCTTGATGAAAGAAATCCTCTCTCATATTATTACAGACTCGGATTTCAGCCTTCCATCATTCCAGGCAATTCTTGACACTATGCTTGCAGAAGCACCCACAACACAGGGAATTCTTATTGTCCGCCGCAACAGAGATGTTGCCCAAGGAACAGGCGCATTACTGTCCCCAAATGATTGGCAACTCGGCGGATCCTTCCCTCGTAAAGTCGTTCTCACCATGTATCAGGTTACAGGCACAAAAGGATGGGGAGGCAAGCAGTTATGGGTTCCAAATATTAAGCTTCCGCAAGGTGCTGTTTACTATGATGTAATCGAGGACTGATATGGCAGATACGCATTCCAAAGAAGTGAGAAGCATGAATATGTCTCACATCCGAAGCACTAATTCTAAGCCAGAAGAAACTGTCAGGAAGATCCTGTTTTCTCATGGATTCAGGTACAGAAAAAATGTTAAGACCCTGCCTGGCAAGCCAGATATCGTCCTTCCGAAATACAAGACCGTTATCTTTGTAAATGGGTGCTTCTGGCATAAACACAACTGCCCAAGATTTGTTTGGCCTTCTTCCAATACTGACTATTGGATTCCCAAGATACAACGGAATGTTGAGCGGGACATCTCCAACCATGCAGAACTCGCCTCTCTTGGATGGAAAGTTATTGTTGTCTGGGAATGTGAATTGAAAAAGAAATGCCTCGATGACACCATGACCCGCGTAGAAAATGAAATACTATCTCAGTAAATAAGCTACCAAAATAGCCAGCTGATCGTCTTATGATCAACTGGCTATTATTTATTCGTTTATGCTTGCATCTATTGCATCGTAGTCAATTCCAGCAAAGCATTTCAGAATTGCTTCAAATATTATTTTGGCACCTTGACACGGAACTGCCATTCCAATCTGCTTACGCACACTTTCCTTACTGCCAAGGAACTCATAGTCATCTGGAAATGTTTGAAGTCTTGCACGTTCTCTATTTGTGAGAGCCCTCGGTTCTTCCCAATGATATATATGCGTGCCGCCTCCGCCGCTGCCTGTAACAGTATAGGAAGGCTTATCTGGATCCAGCCTCTTATAAATCTGACTGATTTTTGCTCCTTTGATATTGAGTTTCAGTTCATCCGGTAAATCTGCTGTAAAAGCATTTTGTCCAGGAAGAATATGTCTCAGTCTCTCAACAACTTGCCGTGACTGTCTTGTTGGCTCGTTATTAAAAGCATCAGCTGCGATGGGCGGATTCTCTATTGCATTCCTGCAGGTATTATCAATATCCGCATATGGGGCAGTAGATGGAACCCGAAACTCGACATCAATATCATTTCTGATTCCTACGATAATCAAACGATGTCTCGCCTGCGGTACACCATATTCTTCAAATTTATATAAGTGCGGTGTTATCTTATATCCTGCTCCTTCAAGTTCCGAAAGGATCTTTTTAAGCGCCTTACCTTCATTGGCACTTCTTAGACCACCAACATTCTCTGCCAGAAACCACTGTGGTCTGAATTGTCTAAGCGCCTTAACACCGTATGAATATAAAGGACCGAAAGTCCCATTCATCCCTTTCTGTTCACCTACTACACTATAATCGTTGCATGGGAAACCGAACGCCAACGCATCTATAGGTGCAAGCTGATCCATATCAAAAGTTCTTATATCAGCGTGGTAAACAGACTCCAAATTATCTGGACATATATTATGCCTATATGTCTCACAAGTATCTGCGTCATAATCATTTGCCCACTGGTGGACAATACCCCATTCGGGATCATTTATATCTGCGTGTGTGGCTCCCCAGCCTATACCGCCAGGACCGCAGAATAATTCTCCAAGATGAAAAATCATATCTATCACCCTCTCTTCTTTAAGATGTAGTCGATCTCTGACTGAACATGCTGCTTATCTTCGTCATCCAGTAAGGCGACATTTTTGAAACCAGAATGGTACTCTTCAATATCAGATTCATCAAACAAGCCCGCCATCAAGCACATAGGAATAACAGGTGCCTCATAAAGATCTGCCAGTTTTCTGATTTCCGATAACTTAAGATTGCACCAAGCTCCATTCTCAGCCTTTGAGAGTCTCGAATCGGTAATACCTGTTTTCTCATAGACCTTATATAAGCTAAGCCCGCAATCGTTTCGTAGCTGTTTTAGATGCTCCCCTAAATTCTGCATAGTACCACCTCTAAATCATTATACTAATACCGCTGCGAAATGTCAAGTGTTTTTTTCTGTTTCGCTGCATTTTCGCAGCATTCGAGGCCTCCCATTCATCTGCCACTTGTCATGTCCCCGGATGCTCCGTACCGCCTGCCACAGGGTGTTTGCCCTGCCGTGCTGGTGGTATGGATAAGAAGCCTTATGCTTGTGGAATATGATCACGGTTCCCTGCTCCGGATACTCCGGATTGTGCAGATACCAGTAATGCCCCGTATTCCGGCTCATGATCGTCACATCATAGGCGTCCGCGGTGATGATGGAAAAATACTTCGGATCCAGGCATTTCAGATCTTCATTACTGAACATGGACAGCCTCCTTCCCGACAAACCACGCATCCAGAGCCTGCATTACCAGATCCGTCCGTTCCTTTGCATTCAAGCTGGAGAAATACTTTTCCTCTGCTTCCGCAGGTATCTTTACGCTCACCGCCTTTGCCGGGGCAGAAGCTTTGGCCGGATGCAGGATCTCTTCCAGTTTCTCTTCCGTCAGTTCGCCTGCTGCCGCCCTGATTGCCTTCGCCGCCTTCTCATTCACTGCGGAACCCTTCTCCGCCACAATGGCCTGTTCATTCTCCGGCAGATAAGAAAGTTCCACTGCTGCCGTCAAAGTCAAATCTCCGGCATCTAGCCTGTCCTTGAATGGCCGGATCAGCTTATCCACCCTCATATATCTGGCGATGTTCCTACCGGTCATTCCATATTCTTCGCCGATGCCGTCCCTGCTTCTCGACTTGTGGACATCATGTCCACAAGTTCCAATCTGTTCGATCTCCTGCAGAATGTCGTTCCGCCTTCCCTGGCTAATCACCTTCTCATACCTGACTGACAGCACCGCCGCCTTCTCACTCGGAGCCAGATCTGCGAATGACCTCTGAATTACATTCGTCTCGATTACATAGACATAGGCTTCTTCATCCGACAGACCTTCCTTTACGATGGCCGGTATCTCCGAAAGCCCTGCGATCTTCGCCGCATTCTGCCTGTTGTGACCGGATAGCATTTCATAGCCGCCGCCTTTCTCCCGGACGATCACCGGATTCAGCACACCATGTTCCCGGATGCTCTCCACCATATCATCCAGACGCTCTCCCTTATACAGATGGAAAGGATGATCATGAAACGGCTCGATCTTATCCACCGGCAGGTTCTGGAGACCGTTCCCAGTCTCCGCCTGCGGCGCATCCGCCGTCATCATATCCACGGCGTCAAATATCTTCCTTTTAGGGCCGTTAGCCTTCATACGCGATCACCTCCCCCGCCAGTCTCTCATAAGCCTTGCAGGCGCTACACTCCGGCGCATACTCGATTAGAGGCTCACTGTAATAAACACTCTCGCCCACCTTAACGGTATTCGGGATCTTGCTCTTGAAGATCCTGATCTGTCCCTGGAATGTCTCCGTCACCTGCTCCGTAATCGTCTTGCACAGGATCGTCCTGGCATCGCACATCGTGAGCAGGATCCCCGCCACATCCAATTTCTCATTGATACGGCTCTTGATCTTCTTCACTGTCTTCAGGAAGTCCTGTAAGCCCATCATCGCCAGAAGCTGCGGATTCACCGTCACGATCACTTCATCCGCTGCCGCCATAGCGTTGATATTCAGCGCACCCAGGGATGGACTGGTATCAATGAGAATAAAATCATATTCATCTCTCAGCGGCTCCAGGATTGTTGCCAGCATCTTCTCCGTTCCCATTTCCAGTCTCAGCTTCGCTTCCACTGCAGAAAGCCCTATGGATGAAGGGATAAAGTCCACGCCATTCCTCTTCCAGATATATTCCTCACGCTCCGGAAGCTCTTCTTCCTCGATCACATTCATCATCAGATCACCGATCGACACTTCCACATCTTCCGCGCCGAAGCAGGTGGTCAGGTTGGACTGCGGATCAAGATCCACAGCCAACACCTTCATCCCCTTCTTCTGCAGAGAATAGGCCAGATTGAACGTGGTCACAGACTTTCCAACGCCGCCCTTCATCGCTCCGATCATAATAATCTTTCCCATATTGTCACGCCTCCGATCCGGCTTCCGCCACCATGCAGTAGTCCGCCTGTCTTTCCGCAACGAACCTCGCCCTCAGTGCCTTCTTTTCCTTCTGGAAACGCTTTTCAAGCTTTCTGGTCTCTTCTTCCATAAAAGCCTGCTCCGCCTTCTTCAGTTCCGCCATAGCTGTATCCGCCATGATGATCAGCTTTCCATCCTCGCACTTGACCAGAACCGGATCCCCGACATTGAACCCCAGTTCCTGAAACCATAACCCCTGAATCCGAAGCATCGGCGCCGTCTTTCTTCCATAACAGCACGCCTCACTCACCGTCAGTTCCCGATATTCCTTCTTTGCTCTTGCCATAGTTTTTCACTCCTTTACTCTGATTGACTCTGGCAGGCTCTCAACCGGTTCCTGAGAAGGCATAAAAAATAGAACCTTCATCAGCACACGCTTCTCAGTCACCGATTAAGTCCTACCTTAATTCCATGTTCAGTTGTACCCGCACAGGCATAGCTCCGCCCATGCGTTTTGCCTTTAAGGCTTCACCGCCCCTCGTGTCATATTAGTGCGAAGCGGTCATATTTTCAGTTGAAAACGGCGCCGTCCCACCTGTAAATACCTCACCCGAAGGCATTTTCTTGTAGGACTAAATCAGCCAAAAACCCTTGATTTATGCGGTCTTTGCTTGACTTGACACTATAATACCACCATCCCCCGTCGCGGAAACAAGTAATGCCCTATTTTCCCCATTTTCTTGTATTTTCTTGAGATTATTAACAAATTCAATCTGCATTTTATTGGGCTGTAAACGATAAGACTCTATCGATGTTATCTCAGCCTTTTTAGCAATTCTCTTTTGTTTTTTGATAAGCTCATATCTCGTCGCATAGTCTTCCCTAAACCTCCATGTCCGCACGCTTGACACCACCATAAATGAAACTGTGCAGACGATAGGTTATTGAATTTATCTTTGTCGCATCTTATACTGGTATTAACGGCAAAGATCGATTTCTTTTTGGGCCTGTAGCCCGTTCCCTAAACTGATTTCAGGTTTCCTCATTTGCACCACCATCTGTCCAGCCGCCTGTGGCAAAAGGACGTACAGTAAAATGATAACAGACAGGAAACCGTGCCGTAAATTTCCCATGGAGGTGTCATTATGGATAGAATTTACGACAATTGTTGTGGTATTGATGTGCACAAAAAACTTATCGTTGCCTGCCTTAGAAAAGGCAACAGGCAGGAAGTTCGTGAGTTTGGTGCAACAACCAGAGAGCTTCTCATGCTGGCCGACTGGCTCAAAGACAGCAACTGCGAAATGACCGCGATGGAGAGCACCGCCTCATACTGGAAGCCTCTGTATAACATCCTTGAATCTTCTGACCTGAAAGCTATGGTGGTAAATGCACGCCATATGAAAGCTGTTCCCGGAAGGAAAACAGATGTAAAGGATGCTGAATGGATTGCTGACCTTCTTCAGCATGGTCTTTTGCAGCCCAGTTATATTCCGAATAAAGACCAACGTGAATTGCGAGAGCTTGTCCGCTACCGCAAAAGCCTTGTCGGGGAGCGAACCCGTGAGCTAAACCGGCTCCAGAAGATGCTGGAAGGTGCAAATATCAAGCTTTCAGGTACTGTCTCCGATATCAATGGAAAGAGTGCGCGCAGTATTCTTGAATATCTGCTTACAGGTGAATCCATTGATGGTGCAAAATATGATGAGATGTATGAGAAAAAAATCATTGCCCATAATCTCAAAGCAACAAAGGAGCAGATCGTGGATGACCTCAATGGTGTCATGTCCCCGCTCCAGCGCAGGATGATGAAAGAACTTTTAAGCCATCTGGATGAATTGAATACCCATATCAAAAATCTTGATGATGAGATAGACAATTTCATGAAGCCAGAGGAAAAGGAAGCATCCGCCGCCATTCAGGATGTCACCGGGATTGGCAATACCAGCGCCCAGGCAATCATTTCCGTGATCGGCACAGACATGGAACGCTTTCCCACGGATGCCCATATTTCTTCATGGGCAGGCTTATGTCCTGGAGACAACGAAAGTGCAAAGAAGCGAAAATCCGGTAAAACAAGGAAAGGGAATGCCCTTCTCCGAACCACGTTAATTACCTGTGCGCATGCAGCTGTTAAAAATAAAACATCCTACTTTTATGCGCAGTTCATGCGGATCAGTTCCCATCGGGGGCCGAAGCGTGCCTACGTTGCTGTCGCCCATTCCATGCTGATAGCAATTTATCATATCCTCAAGGATGGTGTAGTTTTCAAAGATCTCGGTGCCGAATACTATAACCAGTTCAATAAGGAACGTAAAATCAATGCGTACCTGAAAAAGTTAAAAGCACTTGGCTGGGCGGCTCCTGTAGTTGCCGCATAGACCTGTCTGCTAAGTTCAAAATAAACGTTTTTAAACTTGGTAGGGGGTAGTTTGCGCTTTTTTGGCTACCCGAAAGTTATTGTTTCACAGTAAAATCCGGTGTATTTATAGTTCTCATCTTATAGTAACACAAAAATACCGGAGATGAATTATTTCTTTGCAGAAAAATTAATCTCTGGCAGAGTTTAACTTTACAAGGTGAAAGCTACCTTTTCAACTGACCTTTCATTTCATTTTTTCAAGCAATTGATTATGTCTTCACTAAAATACTCACAAACTTCTCTCCCGCTTTTGAAGCGCTTCGTTTTAAGCGCTTCGCTGAAAATCTTATTCCGATTTTTTTCAATCAAATGGTGTAAATGTTGGCGTTCTATGATACAATCGGAATAATCCATATTATTCCGATATCGGGATAACATCGATTTGTTATTTTTCCATAGAGGGCTTCAGTGCTTGGTTGCCTTTGAGTTGAAAATTGGCAAATTCAAACCGGAATATATTTCCAAAATGGATTTCTATCTGGAGGCATTAGATCGTCAAAAGAAAAAGGAGAATAAAATCCGAGTGTAGGAATGATTTTATGTGCTTCAAAAGATGATGAAGTAGTGGAATATGCGATGAGCAGAACATTGTCTCCGATGATGGTCGCAGAATATAAATTGCAGTTACCGGATAAAGCTGTATTGCAGAAAAAGCTACAGGAATTGGTGAATATGCCATTGATCAAAGAATAGAGTATAGTGACTTGATGTGAGTTCAAATTGAATACAATCTCTATGACAGTTAAATTATGCCTGCGAATACAGTGATGGAAAGTAGCGCAGACGCTATCAAAAACGCTGGAACTAATCTCCTGTGAGACGAGCTTGAGTGATGAAATGGGATTGAAAAAGCCAGTATTTATGCGGGTTTCAAACAAATTTGTTTAAGTATTGGCAACGATTTGGCAACATTTCTGATATCACTCATTAAATAAAAGAATACTTCAATAACAAAAAAACCTTGCTGATTTTCAAAAATGAAGCTGAAAGTTTATCGACGACAGCAAAAATCCACCCAAAGCGAGGGCGTAAAAAATCTTGTGTCTATAAAAAATGAATTTTTCTGATAAGAATTAGATATGTAATATTTTGCTGTCGAATTCATGCCTTTACTGTTGTCGAATTAGTTGTTCTATTTATAATATAACCATTTGGCAAGATTTTATACATCTTTTTTGATTTTTTGCATAGCAAACAAGGCATTGTGCTTATTGCTCTTTTGTGGGCTCTGCCCACACCCGACCTCTGGAATAAGATTGGGATTTTTTGGCAATAATACAAATGCCGACGGAATAAAGGAGAGGCGGGAATGGGGGCTTCAGGAGCGTTGCCATTCCTGCCTTTTCTATTTACAGATAATCGGTAAGCCTTTCTCCATATAAAACAATCAGCTGATTCAATACCTGATCCCAGTTCCGATATCTCTGTGTCCACTTCTTAACTACATTTTCACTGGCAAGATATAACATCTTTTCCAATGCCGTATCGCTCGGGAATACACTTTTAGTTTTCGTGACTTTCCGATACTGCCGATTCAATCCCTCTATAATATTCGTTGTGTACATGATCCGTCGGATATCATTTGAAAACTGGAAAAAGGAACTCAAATCTTCCCAGTTGTTTTCCCAGTTACTGATTGCATAGGGATATTTCTTTCCCCATTTTTCTTTAATGGCATCAAGCTCTGACAAAGCTGCTGCTTCAGTTGGGGCATTATATACTGCTTTGAAATCGGAGGAAAATTTTTTCAAATCATTATAGTTTACATATTTGAAGGAATTACGCAGCATATGGATGATACATCTCTGGATCTCTGCCTGAGGATAGACTGCCTGTATTGCTTCTTTAAATCCTGGCAACCCATCTACACAGAAAAAGAGAACATCTTTTACCCCACGATTTTTCAGATCATTCAGCATCCCCAGCCAGAACTTGCTGGTCTCATTGGCACCTACTGTAATGCTCAGGATATCTTTATAACCTTCCACAGTAACCCCAAGGACCACATAGGCAGCACGGCTTAAGATTCTTCCGTCTTCCCTGACCTTGTAATGGATGCAGTCCATAAAAACAAAAGGATAAACCGGATGTCAGCCAGCAAATTAAAGTTCCTGTCTCCTGCACAAATACAGCAAATTAAAATCTCAACATTTAATTATTATCTATGTCAGCGTGCAGTAAAAAACAGCACACTTTTATCTTGACCATCCTGCTCTATTCCAGTATAGTTTTTATGGAACAAAAAAGAGAAAGAACAGCCCCTCCTACAGTTCGTTCTTTCTCTCATACACCAGCATACCTGCCATATACGGGATCATGTCCCACTCATGAGGCTTTGGCATCACTGACATTTATTATGATAAGAAATAATTCCCTGTTTTGCAAGTTAATTCGTATAAAATCTTCATCAAAAAAGCTTTTTGACTCCTTCATGGACGGTTTCCGGCCTGAACTACAGACCTGCCCCTGTTGTGGGGCAAAGGGAGCTTGTTCCGTCCATGCCTATTATGAACGTTCCCTGGCTGATTTCGTTGGTGGAAAGCCTGTCTGGCACAGCCTCTGTATCCTGCGCCTTGTCTGTTCCTGCGGCCATACCCATGCCATCCTTCCGGATTTCATCATCCCTTATTCCTCCTACGGCCTTTTCTTTATCCTCCGTGTCCTGGCGGAATATTTCCTTCGGCTTGCTTCCGTAGAAAAAATCTGCGCACGCTTCTGTATTAACCAAAACCAGCTCTACCATTGGCTTTCCCTGTTCAAAAAGCAGAAGGAAGAGTGGCTGGGCCTTCTCTCTTCCAGGGAGTCCTCCGGCCTCTCTTTCCTGAAAGGCCTTTTTCGGATGCCCGCTTATTCCGGCTTTGCATCCGGTTTTGTCCGCCGCTTCTCTGTCTCCTTCCTCCAGTCCCACAGAAATCCGGCGGCTTACTGCCAACAGCAGTTCGGCCCCTGAACCGTTTCCCAGACACCACATAACACAGGGATGGTCTCCAGGCTGTTCTTCCTATATGCTGATAGAAAACAGTAAAGGAGGATTTTTTTATGCATTACAACACCAAAAACTTTTCAGACGCATCTGCTATGGCACAGTTCCGGCTCGCACTCATTGCACCGGTCATCCATGGCCTTTATCCGGATGCGTCCAGAAACGCCTATTACCAGCGGGTAACGGAAAAACCCCTCACCCTGCCTGACGGCTCTGTATTCCAGTACAGCCCCAAGACCCTCAGCAAGTGGGCCTCTCTTTACCAGAATGGCGGCATTGACGCGCTCATGCCCCGGGAACGTTCCGACAAAGGCTCCACACGCGCCTTGCCGGACACGGCCATTGAAGAGATCTACCGGCTGAAAGAGGCTTTCCCACGCTTAAACGCAACCCAGATCCACCGCCATCTTGTGGAGGAAGCTTTTATCCCCGCCTCTGTCAGCGTCTGCGCCGTCCAGCGCTTCGTGAAAAAGCATGACCTGAAGTCGGCGCGCAATCCATCTATGAGGGACAGGAAAGCTTTTGAGGAAGATGCCTTTGGGAAAATGTGGCAGGCGGATACCTGTTACCTCCCTTATATCACGGAAGGCGGGCAGCGCAGGAGGGTTTACTGCATTATGATCATTGATGACCACTCGCGTTTCCTGGTGGGCGGCGGCCTTTTTTATAACGATAACGCCTATAACTTCCAGAAAGTTTTAAAAAACGCAGTTGCCTCCCACGGCATTCCGGCGAAACTCTATGTCGACAATGGCTGCAGCTACTCAAATGAACAGCTCTCCCTGATCTGCGGCTCCATCGGCACGGTCCTCCTTCATACAAAAGTGCGGGACGGCGCCAGCAAGGCCAAGATCGAACGCCAGTTCAGGACATTCAAGGAGACCTGGCTTTATACGCTGGACATGGATTCCATCACGTCCCTGGCACAGTTCAATTCCCTCCTGCGGGACTATATCCGCACCTACAATACTTCCATGCATTCCGGCATCGGCTGTACCCCCATGGAACGTTACCAGAAGACGCGCTGTGCCATACAGATGCCAAAGTCCAGGGAATGGCTGGAGGAATGTTTCTTAAACCGCATCAACAGGAAGGTGAATAAGGATTCCACTGTCTCCATCGACAAGGTCTCCTATGACGTCCCCATGCAGTTCATCTCATCCAAAGTTGAGATCCGCTTCCTTCCCGACGATATGTCCTCTGCCTACATCCTTTATGAGGGGGAGCATTATCCCATCCGGCCGACAGATAAAAATGAAAACTGCAGGACAAAACGTAACAACACCCCTTCTATTGATTATTCAAAGATAGGAGGTGCCTGCTGATGTTCCGCACTTACTATGGGCTGGCCTTCAACCCTTTTGACAAACAGATGGCCTCTGAGAAGGACCGTTTCCTCTCGAAAGACATCTCGGAGATGCTCTCACGGCTGGACTACCTCAAGGATACCAGGGGCATCGGGCTGTTCACCGCACGCCCCGGCATGGGCAAGTCCTTCGCACTGCGCTGTTTTGCCAAAAGCCTGAACCCGAATCTTTACCACATGGAGTATCTCTGCCTCTCTACCGTCAGTGTCATGGAGTTCTACCGCCAGTTCTGTTCTACGCTTGGTATAGAACCCAAAGGCGGCAAACCCGGCATGTTCCGGGCGATCCAGGAGCAGGTCCTCTATCTCTACCGTGAAAAGAAGCAGCCCCTCCTCCTTGCCATCGATGAGGCACAGTATCTCTCTACCGGCATTCTGGAGGATATCAAGATGCTCATGAATTACGGCTATGATTCCCTCAACTGCTTTACTCTCATACTCTGTGGGGAGCCCCATCTGAACAATACGCTCAAAAAGCCCGTCCATGAGGCACTGCGGCAGCGTGTTACCGTCCACTATAACTTCTCCGGGCTCTCCGATTCGGAAGTCGGGCAGTATGTCCTCCACAAGATCGCCTGTGCTGGCGGAGCTTCCTCCATTATTGACCATGCAGCCCTGTGTGCTGTCCACAGCCACTCCCAGGGCAGTCCCAGGCTTGTTGATAACCTGATGACCAACGCGCTGACACTTGGGGCACAGATGGAAAAGAAGGTCATTGATACAGAGGTCATCCTGGCTTCCGTCAGCAGCCAGAACCTCGGCTAAGGAAGGAGGGGTACTGTTTATGGAATACACCTGTATTCTCAGGCACGGTTCACGGAAAGAATGCTGGACTGGAAAACTTACGCTGCTGCGGAAACTTCCCGGCCAGTACGAAGCAGAAATCAGCGGGAGAGGGACTTACTTCCACATCCTTGCCGGGCGGCATAAATATGGGAATTACCTGTGCATCCCCAACCATGATATCGGGTGCGAATTATCTGATTTCTCCGATATCTTCTGGAACGAAGAAAGGCTCCGCAGTCTGATGCGGAAGGTAGA of Roseburia hominis contains these proteins:
- a CDS encoding DUF6431 domain-containing protein, with the protein product MDGFRPELQTCPCCGAKGACSVHAYYERSLADFVGGKPVWHSLCILRLVCSCGHTHAILPDFIIPYSSYGLFFILRVLAEYFLRLASVEKICARFCINQNQLYHWLSLFKKQKEEWLGLLSSRESSGLSFLKGLFRMPAYSGFASGFVRRFSVSFLQSHRNPAAYCQQQFGP
- a CDS encoding DDE-type integrase/transposase/recombinase; protein product: MHYNTKNFSDASAMAQFRLALIAPVIHGLYPDASRNAYYQRVTEKPLTLPDGSVFQYSPKTLSKWASLYQNGGIDALMPRERSDKGSTRALPDTAIEEIYRLKEAFPRLNATQIHRHLVEEAFIPASVSVCAVQRFVKKHDLKSARNPSMRDRKAFEEDAFGKMWQADTCYLPYITEGGQRRRVYCIMIIDDHSRFLVGGGLFYNDNAYNFQKVLKNAVASHGIPAKLYVDNGCSYSNEQLSLICGSIGTVLLHTKVRDGASKAKIERQFRTFKETWLYTLDMDSITSLAQFNSLLRDYIRTYNTSMHSGIGCTPMERYQKTRCAIQMPKSREWLEECFLNRINRKVNKDSTVSIDKVSYDVPMQFISSKVEIRFLPDDMSSAYILYEGEHYPIRPTDKNENCRTKRNNTPSIDYSKIGGAC
- a CDS encoding AAA family ATPase, which produces MFRTYYGLAFNPFDKQMASEKDRFLSKDISEMLSRLDYLKDTRGIGLFTARPGMGKSFALRCFAKSLNPNLYHMEYLCLSTVSVMEFYRQFCSTLGIEPKGGKPGMFRAIQEQVLYLYREKKQPLLLAIDEAQYLSTGILEDIKMLMNYGYDSLNCFTLILCGEPHLNNTLKKPVHEALRQRVTVHYNFSGLSDSEVGQYVLHKIACAGGASSIIDHAALCAVHSHSQGSPRLVDNLMTNALTLGAQMEKKVIDTEVILASVSSQNLG
- a CDS encoding DUF6618 family protein — protein: MEYTCILRHGSRKECWTGKLTLLRKLPGQYEAEISGRGTYFHILAGRHKYGNYLCIPNHDIGCELSDFSDIFWNEERLRSLMRKVDAVTVATALVYLPALADNI